The following are encoded together in the bacterium genome:
- a CDS encoding heparinase II/III family protein, whose translation MRAALLLRRLLAMSPAEFAHRSWRLAADRLGYGPARRAAARVEADCLDPLESLFPLDNQANSLWREAGLDSPVLAEAAAVLRGEWELFGRRLLLGEFPAWNVDPSGSPEGRKAARVVAPGLSGSSGADIRAVWELNRLQALVSLGQAFRLSGDSRYAVRAAALIENWSEANPFLRSVNWSNALEAALRAVSLLQAAALCHDSDPFQNNRFRKSLAGLLYLHGHYLHTHLSRGSTALNHLAVEAVALITLGFCLGELPGAHVWRRAGAERLERCLAALVLEDGGPLEGSLHYLAFSATAAVVAKRLAGPHGFELSSRGKEKLALAYRFLCAATDSGRAVSEFGDSDSAAVAGPPAVPEQDRYTRALNLLWLGLENEPLRHSFRPDPDSARLFGARAFVVPPGAVTQPGLLLERFERSGHYVLRAPGFFLRFECGHWGAPPCHAHAHADRLSFSLFIDGLPFLVDPGTGAYLDDPALREYLRSTAAHNTLSLDGRSQAAPRACFFQPETVRSELIEAKACESRQAVLAGRTAALPGREPPLHTRRLTLDLTGRRLVVEDSLTGLGPGSRSVEINFVFQPGCRVSAPQEEKGALRAENGAHCLTIQPDPRCTVSLHRGESAPLRGWFSRTFGQSEPCVQAVLCAPAQGEAHFVSVLRWE comes from the coding sequence TTGAGAGCCGCACTCCTGCTGCGACGACTGCTGGCGATGAGCCCCGCCGAGTTCGCCCACCGTTCATGGCGACTGGCCGCGGACCGGCTGGGCTACGGACCGGCGCGCCGCGCCGCAGCCCGCGTGGAGGCAGACTGCCTGGACCCTCTCGAAAGCCTTTTTCCCTTGGACAATCAAGCGAACAGCCTTTGGCGCGAGGCCGGTCTCGACTCTCCGGTTCTGGCTGAGGCCGCGGCGGTGCTGCGGGGCGAGTGGGAGCTTTTCGGCCGGCGGCTGCTCCTGGGCGAGTTCCCAGCCTGGAACGTCGACCCCTCCGGCAGCCCGGAGGGACGAAAGGCGGCGCGCGTTGTAGCCCCCGGGCTTTCCGGCTCCTCCGGCGCCGATATCCGCGCTGTCTGGGAGCTGAACCGCTTGCAGGCCCTGGTCAGCCTGGGCCAGGCGTTCCGTCTGAGCGGCGACAGCCGCTACGCCGTGCGCGCGGCGGCGCTGATCGAAAACTGGTCCGAGGCCAATCCGTTCCTGCGCTCGGTCAACTGGTCCAACGCCCTGGAGGCGGCCCTGCGGGCGGTCTCGCTGCTCCAGGCCGCGGCCCTCTGCCACGACAGTGATCCTTTCCAAAACAATCGATTCCGTAAATCTCTGGCCGGGCTTCTTTACCTGCACGGGCATTACCTCCACACGCACCTGAGCCGCGGCTCCACCGCGCTCAACCACCTGGCGGTCGAGGCCGTGGCCCTGATCACGCTGGGGTTCTGCCTGGGCGAGCTGCCCGGCGCCCACGTCTGGCGGCGGGCCGGGGCGGAACGTCTGGAGCGCTGCCTGGCGGCTCTGGTCCTGGAGGACGGCGGCCCGCTGGAGGGCTCGCTGCATTATCTGGCTTTCAGCGCCACGGCGGCAGTAGTGGCCAAGCGCCTGGCCGGACCGCACGGGTTCGAGCTTTCCAGCCGGGGAAAAGAAAAGCTCGCCCTGGCCTACCGTTTCCTCTGCGCCGCCACCGACAGCGGTCGCGCGGTCAGCGAGTTCGGCGACAGCGACTCGGCGGCGGTGGCCGGCCCGCCCGCTGTCCCGGAACAGGACAGGTACACGCGGGCGCTGAACCTGCTCTGGCTCGGCCTGGAGAACGAACCGCTGCGGCACTCTTTCCGCCCGGACCCGGACTCGGCGCGGCTTTTCGGGGCACGGGCCTTTGTCGTCCCACCGGGGGCCGTGACTCAGCCCGGCCTTCTCCTGGAGCGGTTCGAGCGCAGCGGGCATTATGTGTTGCGCGCGCCCGGGTTTTTCCTGCGTTTCGAGTGCGGTCACTGGGGCGCGCCGCCCTGCCATGCCCATGCCCACGCTGACCGTCTCTCGTTCAGCCTTTTTATCGACGGCCTGCCGTTCCTGGTCGACCCCGGCACCGGGGCCTACCTGGACGATCCCGCATTGCGCGAATACCTGCGCTCCACAGCCGCCCACAACACCCTGAGCCTGGATGGGCGCTCCCAGGCCGCGCCGCGGGCCTGTTTTTTCCAGCCGGAGACAGTGCGCTCGGAGCTGATCGAGGCGAAGGCCTGCGAGAGCCGTCAGGCCGTGCTGGCCGGCCGGACCGCGGCCCTGCCGGGACGGGAGCCGCCGCTGCACACCCGCAGGCTGACCCTTGACCTGACCGGACGCCGGCTGGTGGTGGAGGACAGCTTGACCGGCCTGGGGCCGGGCTCGCGAAGCGTGGAGATAAATTTCGTTTTCCAGCCCGGCTGCCGGGTGAGCGCACCGCAGGAGGAGAAAGGCGCCCTGCGCGCGGAGAACGGGGCGCACTGCCTCACGATCCAGCCCGATCCGCGCTGCACGGTCTCTCTTCACCGTGGTGAGAGCGCCCCGCTGCGGGGCTGGTTCAGCCGCACGTTCGGCCAGAGCGAGCCGTGTGTCCAGGCGGTCCTGTGCGCCCCGGCGCAGGGTGAGGCGCATTTTGTCAGCGTGCTGCGCTGGGAGTGA